From a single Chlorocebus sabaeus isolate Y175 chromosome X, mChlSab1.0.hap1, whole genome shotgun sequence genomic region:
- the SPRY3 gene encoding protein sprouty homolog 3: MDAAVTDDFQQILPIEQLRSTHASNDYVERPPAPCKQALSSPSLIVQTHKSDWSLATMPTSLPRSLSQCHQLQPLPQHLSQSSIASSMSHSTTASDQRLLASITPSPSGQSIIRTQPGAGVHPKADGALKGEAEQSAGHPSEHLFICEECGRCKCVPCTAARPLPSCWLCNQRCLCSAESLLDYGTCLCCVKGLFYHCSTDDEDNCADEPCSCGPSSCFVRWAAMSLISLFLPCLCCYLPTRGCLHLCQRGYDSLRRPGCRCKRHTNTVCRKISSGSAPFPKAQEKSV; this comes from the coding sequence ATGGATGCTGCGGTGACAGATGATTTTCAACAAATTCTGCCTATTGAACAGCTGCGCTCTACTCATGCTAGCAATGACTATGTGGAACGGCCTCCAGCCCCCTGTAAACAGGCCCTCTCAAGCCCTTCCCTTATTGTGCAAACCCACAAGTCTGATTGGTCTCTGGCTACCATGCCTACTTCTCTCCCCCGCAGTCTCAGCCAGTGCCATCAACTGCAGCCCTTGCCTCAGCATCTGAGCCAATCTAGCATTGCCAGCTCAATGTCTCATAGCACCACTGCCTCTGATCAAAGGCTCTTGGCCAGCATTACACCCTCACCTTCAGGCCAATCCATCATCCGAACCCAGCCTGGAGCAGGGGTCCACCCAAAGGCTGATGGTGCTCTGAAGGGAGAAGCTGAGCAATCTGCAGGGCACCCTAGTGAGCACCTCTTCATCTGTGAGGAGTGTGGGCGCTGCAAGTGTGTCCCCTGCACAGCAGCTCGCCCTCTCCCCTCCTGCTGGCTGTGCAACCAGCGTTGCCTTTGCTCTGCTGAGAGCCTCCTCGATTATGGCACTTGTCTCTGCTGTGTCAAGGGCCTCTTCTACCACTGCTCCACTGATGATGAAGACAACTGTGCTGATGAGCCCTGCTCTTGTGGGCCTAGTTCTTGCTTCGTCCGCTGGGCAGCCATGAGTCTCATCTCCCTCTTCCTACCCTGCCTGTGCTGCTACCTGCCTACCCGTGGATGCCTCCATCTGTGCCAACGGGGCTACGATAGCCTCCGGCGACCAGGCTGCCGCTGCAAGAGGCACACCAACACTGTGTGCAGAAAGATCTCTTCTGGTAGTGCACCCTTCCCAAAGGCCCAGGAAAAGTCTGTATGA